A single region of the Ziziphus jujuba cultivar Dongzao chromosome 10, ASM3175591v1 genome encodes:
- the LOC107412624 gene encoding G2/mitotic-specific cyclin S13-7: MDARVVVPQQDRGGKLKNEAAQQRNRRVLGDIGNVEAVQVVEGKPHAHISRPITRRYHAQLLAKAKAASENNENLVAQGFEDKVAVNKKFPAKAQKKAVGKRIPEDVVVISDDNEVENAKTTNPRERSSRREVKTLTSILTARSKAASELSIKPKGLIVDVDAADVDDELAVVEYLDDLYKFYKLTEDESRVHDYMGSQKDVNSKMRSILIDWLMDVHKRFELMPETIYLTVNIIDRYLSMKNISRKELQLVGISSMIIACKYEEVWVPQVNDFICLSDYAYTGNQILVMEKEILQKLEWYLTVPTPYVFLVRYIKASVSPDQEMENLVFFLAELGIMQYPTVILYSPSMLAAAAVYAARCTLNKIPFWSETLKHHTGYSEEQLRDCSKLLVQFHLNAAGSNLQAVYRKFSRPDRGAVAYLTPAKNLLAQCSSN; encoded by the exons ATGGACGCAAGGGTAGTTGTTCCACAGCAAGATAGAG GAGGAAAGTTGAAGAACGAAGCAGCACAACAAAGGAACCGGCGAGTTCTTGGAGATATTGGTAATGTAGAAGCGGTTCAGGTTGTGGAAGGAAAGCCCCATGCCCACATTTCACGACCCATTACAAG GCGTTATCATGCACAACTTTTAGCCAAAGCAAAGGCAGCATCAGAAAATAACGAG AATCTAGTTGCACAAGGTTTTGAAGATAAGGTAGCTGTAAATAAGAAATTTCCTGCAAAAGCTCAGAAGAAAGCCGTTGGTAAGAGGATTCCCGAGGATGTGGTTGTGATAAGTGATGATAATGAAGTAGAAAATGCTAAAACTACTAATCCCAGAGAAAGATCTTCAAGAAGGGAAGTCAAGACTCTTACTTCAATCCTCACTGCTCGTAGCAAG GCAGCATCTGAACTCAGCATTAAGCCAAAAGGTCTGATTGTGGATGTTGATGCAGCGGATGTTGATGATGAACTAGCTGTGGTTGAATACCTTGATGACCTCTACAAGTTCTACAAACTGACAGAA GATGAGAGTCGCGTTCATGATTACATGGGTTCTCAGAAAGACGTAAATTCTAAGATGAGATCTATACTTATAGATTGGTTGATGGATGTTCACAAAAGATTTGAACTAATGCCAGAAACCATCTACCTTACCGTGAATATAATTGATAGATACCTCTCAATGAAGAACATTTCAAGGAAGGAACTTCAGCTAGTTGGCATTAGTTCGATGATCATAGCATGCAAGTATGAGGAAGTCTGGGTTCCACAG GTTAACGACTTCATTTGCTTATCAGACTATGCTTATACCGGTAATCAAATACTTGTAATGGAGAAAGAAATTCTGCAGAAGTTGGAGTGGTATCTAACAGTTCCTACACCCTATGTCTTTCTGGTTAGATATATCAAAGCTTCTGTTTCCCCAGATCAGGAG ATGGAGAACTTGGTGTTCTTTCTAGCAGAACTTGGTATCATGCAATACCCTACAGTAATTTTGTACTCTCCATCAATGCTTGCTGCTGCAGCTGTCTATGCTGCTCGTTGTACCCTCAACAAGATCCCATTCTGGAGTGAAACTCTAAAGCACCACACAGGCTACTCTGAAGAACAGTTAAG GGATTGCTCAAAGCTTTTGGTTCAATTTCACTTGAATGCTGCAGGGAGTAATCTCCAGGCAGTATATCGGAAATTCTCTAGACCTGACCGTGGTGCTGTTGCTTATTTGACTCCGGCCAAAAATCTACTGGCTCAATGTTCATCTAATTAG
- the LOC107412630 gene encoding histone H3.2 → MARTKQTARKSTGGKAPRKQLATKAARKSAPATGGVKKPHRFRPGTVALREIRKYQKSTELLIRKLPFQRLVREIAQDFKTDLRFQSSAVAALQEAAEAYLVGLFEDTNLCAIHAKRVTIMPKDIQLARRIRGERA, encoded by the coding sequence ATGGCTCGTACAAAGCAAACCGCTAGGAAATCCACCGGAGGAAAAGCCCCGAGGAAGCAGCTGGCGACCAAGGCCGCTAGAAAGTCGGCTCCGGCTACCGGAGGAGTGAAGAAGCCGCACAGGTTCAGGCCCGGGACGGTGGCTCTTAGGGAGATCAGGAAGTACCAGAAAAGCACGGAGCTTTTGATCCGGAAGCTTCCATTCCAGAGGCTGGTGAGGGAAATCGCCCAGGATTTCAAGACGGATCTCCGATTCCAGAGCAGCGCTGTGGCGGCTCTTCAAGAGGCTGCGGAGGCATACTTGGTGGGTCTATTCGAGGACACCAACCTTTGCGCGATCCATGCCAAGAGGGTAACCATTATGCCCAAGGACATTCAGCTCGCTCGTAGGATTAGAGGCGAGAGGGCttag